In Ictalurus punctatus breed USDA103 chromosome 3, Coco_2.0, whole genome shotgun sequence, the following are encoded in one genomic region:
- the marcksl1a gene encoding MARCKS-related protein 1-A codes for MGAQLSKGGAAEAESAAAKTNGQENGHVKTNGDVSAKPEGEAAVADGNGTTEAVKETAESGDAIEAADGEGTSANAAEGEAPKETKKKKKFSLKNSFKFKGFSLKKNKKSTEEPAEAAAAAPEENGQAPKETKEEEEPAAETNEAAAEAEAEAEVEAEAEAAPAPEAAEEEAKAEEPAPVAEATPTEESAKTEEAPASTPAETEATPEATPAEPTPASE; via the exons ATGGGAGCCCAATTGTCTAAGGGTGGAGCAGCCGAGGCTGAGAGCGCAGCCGCTAAAACCAACGGCCAG GAGAACGGCCATGTCAAAACCAACGGCGACGTGTCGGCCAAACCCGAGGGAGAGGCGGCCGTGGCCGACGGCAACGGAACCACGGAGGCCGTCAAAGAGACGGCGGAGTCCGGGGACGCCATCGAGGCTGCAGACGGCGAAGGAACCAGCGCCAATGCGGCGGAGGGCGAGGCACCCAAGGAgaccaagaagaagaagaagttctCCTTGAAGAACTCGTTCAAGTTTAAAGGTTTCTCTctgaagaagaacaagaagagcACCGAGGAACCGGCGGAAGCGGCGGCGGCAGCGCCAGAGGAGAACGGCCAGGCCCCCAAGGAAAccaaagaggaggaggagccggCTGCCGAGACCAACGAGGCAGCTGCAGAGGCAGAGGCAGAGGCAGAGGTAGAGGCAGAGGCAGAGGCAGCACCTGCTCCAGAGGCTGCAGAGGAGGAGGCTAAAGCAGAAGAGCCCGCCCCTGTGgcagaagccacacccacaGAGGAAAGCGCCAAAACCGAGGAAGCTCCTGCTTCCACTCCGGCCGAGACCGAGGCTACGCCTGAGGCCACGCCCGCTGAGCCCACACCAGCCTCGGAGTAA
- the LOC108262746 gene encoding interferon alpha-inducible protein 27-like protein 2A, producing the protein MKKFFKDLAGVAAGVVVGVAAGAVGAVVVVPAALGLVGFTAGGITAGSFAAGMMSSAAIANGGGVAAGSLVAVLQSVGAAGLSAATTASVASTGGLIGGAVGWLSGGSNGDQPPKPEDSTGDSSETDDDDDDDDTSKSLPSMELQKS; encoded by the exons ATGAAAA agtTCTTCAAAGATTTGGCTGGGGTCGCTGCTGGGGTTGTTGTTGGAGTCGCTGCTGGAGCAG tGGGTGCAGTCGTGGTAGTCCCTGCTGCCCTAGGGTTGGTGGGCTTCACCGCGGGTGGCATTACAGCAGGGTCCTTCGCTGCCGGTATGATGTCATCAGCTGCTATCGCTAATGGAGGAGGAGTGGCAGCAGGCAGTCTGGTGGCTGTTCTTCAGTCAGTAG GAGCCGCTGGCTTGTCGGCTGCCACAACGGCAAGCGTGGCGTCTACAGGCGGGTTGATCGGCGGTGCGGTGGGGTGGCTTTCTGGTGGTAGTAATGGGGATCAACCTCCTAAGCCTGAAGATTCTACTGGAGATTCATCAGaaacagatgatgatgatgatgatgatgacactTCAAAAAGCCTTCCTTCCATGGAACTGCAAAAGtcttaa
- the LOC128628765 gene encoding interferon alpha-inducible protein 27-like protein 2A produces MDLGTIVAMGAGAAGAVAAAPLVVSALGFTAGGIAAGSIASWMMSTAAFANGGGVVAGGAVAVLQSVGAAGLSAAGQVVVAVTGAAVAGAVESLTSSCNETLI; encoded by the exons ATGGACTTGG GCACAATTGTGGCAATGGGAGCTGGAGCAG CTGGCGCTGTAGCAGCAGCTCCACTTGTGGTATCAGCGTTGGGTTTCACTGCTGGAGGCATCGCTGCAGGATCCATAGCTTCGTGGATGATGTCAACAGCAGCTTTTGCTAACGGTGGGGGCGTAGTAGCAGGAGGTGCTGTTGCTGTCCTCCAGTCCGTCG GAGCTGCTGGACTTTCTGCTGCTGGTCAGGTCGTAGTGGCGGTTACAGGAGCGGCTGTGGCTGGAGCGGTTGAAAGCTTAACCTCTTCATGTAATGAAACCttgatttaa